AAGGAAGCATTGGCTGAAGTAATGGCAAGACCGTAGTTTTTACTACTAGCGTTGAGGAATTGAGAATAAGGAACTGTAGTTATTTCGCCAACAAATTCGTCAGTGTTAAAACCGAAATCAATTGAAGAATTATTCATGATTGTTGAAAAGCATTGATATAAAGCTTTTAGCTTTTGGCTGTTAGCTCTTAGCTTACAATTCTTCAGCTAATGGCTAATAGCTAACGGCTAACAGCTTAGTTTAATTAATACTATTGTACTGTTTTGAGAGCGATCGCGAACATTTAATTTGTTTTAGTGCTGAGTCTACTTCTTTGATTTGGTAGGGTTTGGCATCAGAATGATCTTTACCAGACTGCACTATTGATATTGGGTGAATAGGATGTTTCCAGAAGTTATGACTACCTTTACCTCGTCGGGAACAGCAGATAAAACCTGCTTTGGATAACTTTGACTTTAAGGCTCTAATTTTCATTACCTAGTCCTCATGCGATCGCCCTGTTCCAAACAACGATCGACTATGGTTGTGTATTAAACCTAGAGCGTCGTCTTCTAGGTTTAGAAGAAGATACAGAGGAGTCGTTTGCATCAGACTCAGTTTTTGGTAGAAGCCGAACAGAAAATAAAAGAGGATGCCGACAATTTGTGCCGAGATGCGGAACTATCCTTAAAACTGCATTTTTAATCTCCTCAATTCCCGAAGACATGAAATAGTTATCATGAGAGTCATGATAGATAGTGATAGTTGGAATATCTTCTGATTCGGGAAAGGGCTGGTTAAAAGTTCTAATTTCTACCAAAAGCTGTGATTGAATCATGATAATTGTTGAGAGTATTGAATAAAGTGAGGCGAGTTAAAAGGTTTAGTAAAGCTATTAGCTTTTAGCCATTAGCTATTAGCTAGCTAATAGCCAAAAGCTAACGACTAAGAACTTCTTAGTGTCAGAACAATTCTTCAGTTGCGACTGTGTAAGAAAGTTCGGCATGGCAAAGCTCTCTTTCTGCCACCCACGTATCCTCATAGGCAGGAGAAAGCAGGTAATACCACTCCGACTGAGTTAGATAATTATCAGCAGAGGAATAACATTGAGGGTTGTGCCTTTTCTCAACAACCTCAAACG
The Myxosarcina sp. GI1 genome window above contains:
- a CDS encoding type II toxin-antitoxin system HicA family toxin — encoded protein: MKIRALKSKLSKAGFICCSRRGKGSHNFWKHPIHPISIVQSGKDHSDAKPYQIKEVDSALKQIKCSRSLSKQYNSIN